The genome window TTCGCTCCTATGATCGTAACAAGCTCACCCTGCTCGATCTTTATAGAGACACCCTTTAGGGCCTTAATTTTCCCATAGCTTAGATGAACATCTAAAAGCTCAAGAAGCGGCAACTTCCTCACCCCTACCTCTGCCGAGATAAGCCTCTATGACCTTAGGATCGTTCCTTATTTCCTCCGGTAAACCTTCGGCTATTTTATGACCGTGATCTAAAACTACCATTCTATCGCAAAGCTTCATAGCAACCTTCATATTATGCTCTATTAATAAAACTGATACACCCCTTTTCCTTATGCTTCTTATAAGATCCATAAGAGGTTCTATCTCCTCATGAGCTAAACCAGAAAAAGATTCATCAAGAAGAAGAAGCTTAGGATTTAAGGCCAAGGCTCTTGCTATCTCTAACCTCCTTAAGAATCCTAAAGGGAGAACCCCAGCTAACATGTCTTCGAAGCCCTTTAGACCAACGCTTTCTATAAACTCGTATGCCTTTCCTTTAAAATTCTGTGAAATATAAGACTTAAAACTCTCAAGTAAGTTATCATATCGCTCCCTACCATAGGCAGAAAGAACATTTTGCCATGATGCCAGCTTCTTAAATGGACGAACTATTTGAAAGGTCCTGCCAATGCCAAGCTTAGCAATCTTATGGGGGGAGAGCCCGGTAATTCTCTGACCCAAGAAATAAACTTCACCACTTGTAGGCTTTAAGACCCCACTTATAAGATTAAAACAGGTAGTCTTACCAGCCCCATTGGGACCAATAAGTCCTAAAATTTCTTCCTTCTTGACAAAGAAAGAAACATCCTTTAAAGCTTCCAAACCACCAAATCTTTTGCTTAAGCCTTTAACCTCAAGAACGATCTCATCGCTCATTTAAGTATCACCAACTATTTATTATATCTCAAATAATAAAAAAGACAAAGGTGCTATAATATCTTCTAGAGAAAGGAGGAGAAAATCTTGGAAAAAATGAAAGCTATAATAAAGGAAAATGTGGGGATAGGAGCCTCTCTGAAAGAAACGCAAATCCCGAAGATAAAAGAAGATGAAGCGCTAATAAAGGTCATTTACGCGGCAGTTTGCGGAACAGATCATCATATATTTACCTGGAATACATGGGCTCAAAAGAATGTAAAGCTTCCACAAATCCTAGGGCATGAGTTCGTGGGAGAAGTGGTAGAAGTTGGAAAAGGCGTAAAGCAGCTTAAGGTAGGAGATATAGTATCTGCAGAAACTCATATATTCTGTGGGAGCTGCAAACAGTGTCTTACTGGTAACCACGGTATATGTAAATCCATGACTCTCTTTGGAATTCATACCCCTGGGGCTTTCGCTGAATATACTGTCGCTCCAGAAAAGATCCTATGGAAAAACTCTAGGGAAATCCCTCTAAGGCACTGCGCGATTCAAGAACCTCTTGGAGTTGCACTTGAAGGCACATTAGCGGAGGACATATCAGGTAAAAGCGTTTTGATCACAGGATGTGGACCGATAGGACTATTGGCCATCTCAATAGCTAAAGCCTCGGGAGCAAGCAAAATATATGCATCTGATTTTAAAGATTTTAGACTATCCTTAGCAAAAAGGGTGGGAGCAGATGTAGTTATAAACTTGAAAGAAGAAAAGCTGGTAGAGGCCATGCTAGACTATACAAATGGAGATGGAGTAGACGTTTTAGTTGAGTGTTCAGGCTCACCCCAAGCCTTGAAAGAGGGATTAGAAGCTCTAACTAAAGGTGGAAGAGTAAGTTTAATAGGGCTATTTGACAGAGACATAAACCTAGAGGCTAATTCATTGCTAGTATTTAAAGCAGCAAGAGTTTATGGGATAAGCGGAAGAAAGATATTCAATACCTGGTGGAAGGTTAAAGAGCTTCTTGAAAACAGAAAACTTAATATAGACCCGATAATTACCCATGAACTACCTCTTGAAGACTTCGAAAAAGCAATGAGACTAGTTGAAACAGGAGAGTGTGGAAAGGTGTTAATAAGACCATGAAAGAAATAAACTTACCAGAGGAAACTTTAAAAAGTAGAATTATTGAAAGATTAAATAACCTAACTAAACCCATAGGAAGTTTGGGATTCTTGGAGGAGATAGCCCTTAAGGTTGGATTAATTCAAGGCAAGATAATTCCGGAACTACCGAAAGATAAAAGGGTTTTTGTCTTTACTGCAGACCATGGAGTATCCAAAAAAGGGGTTTCAGCTTATCCTAAAGAAGTTACATACCAAATGGTCCTAAACTTCCTTAGGGGCGGTGCTGCGATAAAC of Synergistota bacterium contains these proteins:
- a CDS encoding ABC transporter ATP-binding protein, yielding MSDEIVLEVKGLSKRFGGLEALKDVSFFVKKEEILGLIGPNGAGKTTCFNLISGVLKPTSGEVYFLGQRITGLSPHKIAKLGIGRTFQIVRPFKKLASWQNVLSAYGRERYDNLLESFKSYISQNFKGKAYEFIESVGLKGFEDMLAGVLPLGFLRRLEIARALALNPKLLLLDESFSGLAHEEIEPLMDLIRSIRKRGVSVLLIEHNMKVAMKLCDRMVVLDHGHKIAEGLPEEIRNDPKVIEAYLGRGRGEEVAAS
- the tdh gene encoding L-threonine 3-dehydrogenase, whose product is MLEKMKAIIKENVGIGASLKETQIPKIKEDEALIKVIYAAVCGTDHHIFTWNTWAQKNVKLPQILGHEFVGEVVEVGKGVKQLKVGDIVSAETHIFCGSCKQCLTGNHGICKSMTLFGIHTPGAFAEYTVAPEKILWKNSREIPLRHCAIQEPLGVALEGTLAEDISGKSVLITGCGPIGLLAISIAKASGASKIYASDFKDFRLSLAKRVGADVVINLKEEKLVEAMLDYTNGDGVDVLVECSGSPQALKEGLEALTKGGRVSLIGLFDRDINLEANSLLVFKAARVYGISGRKIFNTWWKVKELLENRKLNIDPIITHELPLEDFEKAMRLVETGECGKVLIRP